The Streptomyces sp. NBC_00691 genome has a segment encoding these proteins:
- a CDS encoding ABC transporter substrate-binding protein — protein sequence MTARSTRCTTAKTRTSRLAAVAAIAVVGSVLLTACGDQTEGGSATPTKDSGSANAAPLFSKLPADIQKAGVIKVGTDASYAPMEFTEGGKIVGVDPDIAAALGKQLGVKFEFTSGTFDGLITSIYTGRQDVIMSSMTDNKKRQEGLDDNGKKIGKGIDFVDYFSSGVSLLVKKGNPQGINSLDDLCGKTVAVQRGTIYEDTFKAQATKCGADKLTIQAFDTDAEAQTRVKAGGAVADLNDYPVAAYIAKTSGGGNDFEVVGNQSDVGLFGIGVSKDDTQLRDAIKEALDAAIKDGTYADALKKWDVSDSAVKTATVNAGQ from the coding sequence ATGACCGCACGCTCCACGCGCTGTACGACCGCCAAGACCCGCACCTCCCGTCTTGCCGCGGTCGCCGCCATCGCGGTCGTCGGCTCCGTGCTGCTGACCGCCTGTGGCGACCAGACGGAGGGCGGCTCCGCCACCCCGACGAAGGACAGCGGCTCCGCCAACGCCGCGCCGCTCTTCTCCAAGCTCCCCGCCGACATCCAGAAGGCCGGTGTCATCAAGGTCGGCACCGACGCCTCGTACGCCCCGATGGAGTTCACCGAGGGCGGCAAGATCGTCGGCGTCGACCCCGACATCGCCGCGGCCCTGGGCAAGCAGCTCGGCGTCAAGTTCGAGTTCACCTCGGGCACCTTCGACGGCCTGATCACCTCGATCTACACCGGTCGCCAGGACGTGATCATGTCCTCGATGACGGACAACAAGAAGCGCCAGGAGGGCCTGGACGACAACGGGAAGAAGATCGGCAAGGGCATCGACTTCGTCGACTACTTCAGCTCCGGCGTCTCCCTCCTGGTCAAGAAGGGCAACCCGCAGGGCATCAACTCGCTCGACGACCTCTGCGGCAAGACCGTGGCCGTCCAGCGCGGCACGATCTACGAGGACACCTTCAAGGCCCAGGCCACGAAGTGCGGCGCCGACAAGCTGACGATCCAGGCCTTCGACACCGACGCCGAGGCGCAGACCCGCGTCAAGGCCGGCGGCGCCGTGGCCGACCTCAACGACTACCCGGTCGCCGCGTACATCGCGAAGACCTCGGGCGGCGGCAACGACTTCGAGGTCGTCGGCAACCAGAGCGACGTCGGCCTCTTCGGCATCGGCGTCTCGAAGGACGACACCCAGCTGCGCGACGCCATCAAGGAAGCGCTCGACGCGGCCATCAAGGACGGCACCTACGCCGATGCCCTGAAGAAGTGGGACGTCTCGGACAGCGCCGTCAAGACGGCCACCGTCAACGCCGGCCAGTGA
- a CDS encoding VOC family protein: MRVKAFDHLVLNVTDVERALAFYTGLLGLAGERVEEWRDGKVSFPSVRIDEGTVIDLFSRPRGESNVDHICLVVDPLDWQEVIDSGTFDVVEGPVPRWGARGSAQSVYVKDPDGNTVELRWYPQDVAG, from the coding sequence ATGCGCGTCAAGGCTTTCGACCACCTGGTGCTCAACGTGACCGACGTCGAGCGGGCGCTCGCGTTCTACACCGGGCTCCTGGGGCTCGCGGGCGAGCGGGTCGAGGAATGGCGGGACGGGAAGGTGTCGTTCCCGTCCGTCCGGATCGACGAGGGCACCGTCATAGACCTCTTCTCGCGCCCGCGCGGCGAGTCCAACGTCGACCACATCTGCCTCGTCGTGGACCCGCTGGACTGGCAGGAGGTCATCGACTCGGGGACGTTCGACGTCGTCGAGGGACCCGTCCCCCGCTGGGGCGCCCGCGGTTCGGCCCAGTCGGTCTACGTGAAGGACCCGGACGGCAACACGGTCGAGCTGCGGTGGTACCCCCAGGACGTGGCGGGCTAG
- a CDS encoding amino acid ABC transporter ATP-binding protein, with protein sequence MTGQPMVKAEGVHKSYGAAHILRGIDLEVQNGEVFCLVGPSGSGKSTFLRCINHLERVDGGRLSVDGQLVGYREKNGKLYELKDSEVAVQRRDIGMVFQRFNLFPHMTALGNVMEAPIQVKGESKAVARERAERLLDRVGLRDKMGNYPSQLSGGQQQRVAIARALAMEPKLMLFDEPTSALDPELVGDVLDVMRDLAESGMTMIVVTHEMGFAREVGDSLVFMDGGVVVESGNPRDVLGNPQHDRTKAFLSKVL encoded by the coding sequence ATGACCGGTCAGCCCATGGTCAAGGCGGAGGGCGTCCACAAGTCCTACGGCGCCGCCCACATCCTCCGGGGCATCGACCTGGAGGTCCAGAACGGAGAGGTCTTCTGCCTGGTCGGCCCGTCCGGCTCCGGCAAGTCGACGTTCCTCCGCTGCATCAACCACCTGGAGCGGGTCGACGGCGGCCGTCTCTCGGTCGACGGCCAGCTGGTCGGCTACCGGGAGAAGAACGGCAAGCTGTACGAGCTGAAGGACAGCGAGGTCGCGGTCCAGCGCCGTGACATCGGCATGGTCTTCCAGCGCTTCAACCTCTTCCCCCACATGACGGCCCTGGGCAATGTCATGGAGGCCCCGATCCAGGTGAAGGGCGAGTCGAAGGCGGTGGCACGCGAGCGTGCCGAGCGTCTGCTCGACCGCGTGGGCCTGCGGGACAAGATGGGCAACTACCCGTCGCAGCTCTCCGGCGGTCAGCAGCAGCGTGTCGCCATCGCCCGCGCGCTGGCGATGGAGCCGAAGCTGATGCTCTTCGACGAGCCCACCTCGGCGCTCGACCCGGAGCTGGTCGGTGACGTCCTGGACGTCATGCGGGACCTCGCCGAGTCGGGCATGACGATGATCGTCGTCACCCACGAGATGGGCTTCGCCCGCGAGGTCGGCGACTCGCTGGTCTTCATGGACGGCGGTGTGGTCGTCGAGTCGGGCAACCCGCGCGACGTCCTGGGCAACCCGCAGCACGACCGGACGAAGGCGTTCCTGTCCAAGGTGCTGTAA
- a CDS encoding amino acid ABC transporter permease, which produces MTDKISKDPAAAPAGPGASGSPYEAIKAIPVRHYGRWVSGVVVVVLLGWLIYAFSQGNIIWDTVWDKVFDPSILDGLANTVIISVASMALGLVLGVVFAVMRLSRNPVTGAVAWLYIWFFRGTPVYVQLLVWFNLSLIFEYINLGPIYKNETVDVMTPFMVALLGLGLNEGAYMAEIVRAGIQSVDEGQTEAAHALGMSQTKTMGRVVLPQAMRVIVPPTGNEFINMLKTSSLVSAVQYTELLRASSNIGSTAGAVMEMLFVASIWYLALTSVFSVGQYYLERRFARGSTRNLPPTPWQRVKTNLTTFKRSPEASA; this is translated from the coding sequence ATGACTGACAAGATCTCCAAGGACCCGGCCGCCGCTCCGGCCGGGCCCGGCGCCTCGGGTTCCCCGTACGAGGCGATCAAGGCCATCCCCGTACGGCACTACGGCCGCTGGGTCAGCGGCGTCGTGGTCGTCGTCCTGCTCGGATGGCTCATCTACGCCTTCTCCCAGGGCAACATCATCTGGGACACGGTGTGGGACAAGGTGTTCGATCCGTCGATCCTCGACGGCCTGGCGAACACCGTGATCATCAGCGTCGCCTCGATGGCCCTGGGACTCGTCCTCGGTGTCGTCTTCGCGGTGATGCGGCTGTCCAGGAACCCCGTGACCGGAGCCGTCGCCTGGCTCTACATCTGGTTCTTCCGCGGCACCCCGGTGTACGTGCAGCTGCTCGTCTGGTTCAACCTGTCGCTGATCTTCGAGTACATCAACCTCGGGCCGATCTACAAGAACGAGACCGTCGACGTCATGACGCCGTTCATGGTCGCGCTGCTCGGTCTCGGCCTCAACGAGGGCGCCTACATGGCGGAGATCGTCCGGGCGGGCATCCAGTCCGTCGACGAGGGGCAGACCGAGGCGGCGCACGCGCTCGGCATGTCCCAGACCAAGACCATGGGCCGGGTCGTCCTGCCGCAGGCCATGCGGGTCATCGTGCCGCCCACGGGCAACGAGTTCATCAACATGTTGAAAACCTCGTCACTCGTCTCGGCCGTGCAGTACACAGAACTCCTGCGGGCCTCGTCGAACATCGGAAGCACGGCCGGCGCCGTGATGGAGATGCTCTTCGTCGCCTCCATCTGGTACCTCGCCCTGACCAGCGTGTTCAGCGTCGGCCAGTACTACCTGGAGCGCCGTTTCGCCCGCGGTTCGACGCGTAACCTGCCGCCCACCCCGTGGCAGCGGGTCAAGACGAACCTCACCACGTTCAAGCGTTCCCCGGAGGCATCGGCATGA
- a CDS encoding class I SAM-dependent methyltransferase: MTGTDWAGWQQSWDRQQEWYMPDREERFRVMLDMVEAMVGPKPRVLDLACGTGSITDRLLKRFPEATSTGVDLDPALLAIAEGYFAGDERVTFVTADLKDPDWAAGLPHDAYDAVLTATALHWLHSEPLTALYGRLAGLVREDGVFMNADHMIDTATPRINAAERAQRHAVMDRARTGGALDWAEWWALAAEDPVLAGPTARRFEIYGEHADGDTPSPRWHAETLLAAGFGEARTVWASPSDTLLLAVK; encoded by the coding sequence ATGACCGGGACCGACTGGGCGGGCTGGCAGCAGAGCTGGGACCGTCAGCAGGAGTGGTACATGCCGGACCGTGAGGAGCGCTTCCGGGTGATGCTCGACATGGTCGAGGCCATGGTGGGACCGAAGCCCCGCGTCCTCGACCTCGCGTGCGGTACGGGAAGTATCACGGATCGGCTCCTCAAGAGGTTCCCGGAGGCGACCAGTACCGGTGTCGACCTCGACCCGGCCCTCCTCGCCATCGCCGAGGGCTACTTCGCCGGGGACGAGCGCGTCACCTTCGTGACCGCCGACCTCAAGGACCCCGACTGGGCCGCCGGGCTGCCCCACGACGCGTACGACGCCGTCCTCACCGCCACCGCGCTCCACTGGCTCCACAGTGAGCCCCTGACGGCCCTCTACGGCCGGCTCGCCGGTCTCGTCCGCGAGGACGGCGTCTTCATGAACGCCGACCACATGATCGACACGGCCACCCCCCGGATCAACGCCGCCGAGCGCGCCCAGCGGCACGCCGTCATGGACCGCGCCAGGACCGGCGGAGCCCTGGACTGGGCCGAGTGGTGGGCCCTCGCCGCCGAGGACCCGGTCCTCGCCGGGCCCACCGCCCGCCGCTTCGAGATCTACGGCGAGCACGCGGACGGCGACACGCCCTCCCCGCGCTGGCACGCCGAGACCCTCCTCGCCGCCGGGTTCGGCGAGGCCAGGACCGTCTGGGCCTCGCCGTCCGACACCCTGCTCCTCGCCGTGAAGTAG
- a CDS encoding CGNR zinc finger domain-containing protein has product MELAHYSDFAVRLVNTEEPARGKDSLASVEVVRDLFGEASQMARRVTDADLPRFRAVRTRLRAVFTLADEGDHTGAVDLLNSLLLEFPVSPQISGHDILDENGRPRWHMHLADHSSNATTGYAAICAMGLAFHLTEFGADRLGLCQAPPCRNAYLDTSTNRSRRYCSDRCATRANVAAYRARKRLEADRTGLTAESSQESVTPGDR; this is encoded by the coding sequence GTGGAACTGGCCCATTACTCGGATTTCGCCGTACGTCTGGTCAACACCGAGGAGCCCGCGCGCGGAAAGGACTCCCTCGCCTCCGTCGAGGTGGTCCGGGACCTCTTCGGCGAGGCCTCCCAGATGGCCCGGCGGGTCACGGACGCGGACCTCCCCCGCTTCCGCGCGGTACGGACCCGGCTGCGGGCGGTGTTCACGCTGGCCGACGAGGGCGACCACACGGGAGCCGTCGACCTCCTGAACTCGCTCCTCCTGGAGTTCCCGGTCAGCCCTCAGATCTCGGGCCACGACATCCTCGACGAGAACGGCCGCCCCCGGTGGCACATGCACCTCGCCGACCACTCCTCGAACGCGACCACGGGCTACGCCGCCATCTGCGCGATGGGGCTGGCCTTCCATCTGACCGAGTTCGGCGCCGACCGGCTCGGCCTCTGCCAGGCGCCCCCCTGCCGCAACGCCTACCTGGACACCTCCACCAACCGCTCCCGCCGCTACTGCTCGGACCGCTGCGCGACCCGCGCCAACGTGGCCGCCTACCGGGCCCGCAAGCGTCTGGAGGCAGACCGGACGGGCCTCACCGCCGAGAGCAGCCAGGAGAGCGTCACCCCCGGCGACCGCTGA
- the snpA gene encoding snapalysin has translation MRHPKVLTSVLATALGLGLAASLGAAPAVAASAPTGVPAAGNASVAYAGSAAEAKANQAFFDAVVKSVAKKRAATPGAAAVTVVYSAANAPSFRSQISRSAQIWNSSVVNVRLVEGGNPDFTYYEGNDSRGSYASTDGHGSGYIFLDYRQNQQYNSTRVTAHETGHVLGLPDHYSGPCSELMSGGGPGTSCQNAQPNSQERSRVDQLWRYGLASAFKN, from the coding sequence ATGCGTCACCCCAAGGTCCTCACCTCTGTCCTGGCCACCGCCCTCGGCCTCGGCCTCGCCGCCTCCCTCGGCGCGGCCCCGGCCGTGGCCGCGAGCGCCCCCACCGGTGTCCCGGCCGCCGGCAACGCCTCCGTGGCGTACGCCGGTTCGGCCGCCGAGGCGAAGGCCAACCAGGCCTTCTTCGACGCCGTCGTGAAGTCGGTGGCGAAGAAGCGGGCCGCCACCCCCGGCGCGGCCGCCGTCACCGTGGTCTACAGCGCCGCCAACGCGCCGAGCTTCCGCAGCCAGATCTCCCGCTCGGCCCAGATATGGAACAGCTCGGTGGTGAACGTCCGGCTCGTCGAAGGCGGCAACCCGGACTTCACCTACTACGAGGGCAACGACTCCCGTGGCTCGTACGCGAGCACCGACGGTCACGGCAGCGGCTACATCTTCCTCGACTACCGGCAGAACCAGCAGTACAACTCGACCCGCGTGACCGCCCACGAGACGGGCCACGTCCTCGGGCTGCCGGACCACTACAGCGGTCCGTGCAGCGAGCTGATGTCGGGCGGCGGCCCCGGCACGTCCTGCCAGAACGCCCAGCCGAACTCGCAGGAGCGGTCCCGCGTCGACCAGTTGTGGCGCTACGGCCTCGCCTCCGCGTTCAAGAACTGA
- the sodX gene encoding nickel-type superoxide dismutase maturation protease, protein MREAGRERAAEAGAPFGIAEVTGVSMVPTLLHGDQLLVHYGGRLRPGCVAVVRHPLQQDLLIVKRLIERRDGGWWVLGDNPDAEGDSRVFGAVPPELVLGRVRARYRPLTPGRQRSPGVTLSWLLSAVRPVRSASRRLRAR, encoded by the coding sequence ATGAGGGAAGCGGGGCGGGAGCGGGCGGCGGAAGCCGGGGCTCCGTTCGGGATCGCCGAGGTGACGGGGGTGTCCATGGTGCCCACGCTGCTGCACGGGGACCAGCTGCTCGTGCACTACGGCGGACGCCTGCGGCCGGGGTGCGTGGCCGTGGTGCGGCACCCGCTGCAGCAGGATCTGCTCATCGTGAAGCGGCTGATCGAGCGACGTGACGGCGGCTGGTGGGTGCTCGGCGACAACCCGGACGCCGAGGGCGACAGCCGGGTCTTCGGGGCCGTACCGCCCGAGCTCGTTCTCGGGCGGGTGCGGGCGCGCTACCGGCCGCTGACGCCGGGGCGTCAGCGGTCGCCGGGGGTGACGCTCTCCTGGCTGCTCTCGGCGGTGAGGCCCGTCCGGTCTGCCTCCAGACGCTTGCGGGCCCGGTAG
- a CDS encoding dihydrofolate reductase family protein: protein MRKLTYFIACTIDGFIGDPKGDATSMYKFVDAEFLEFLTGEYPETIAAQGREALGVDAENQRFDTVVQGAASYQLALDVGITSPYGHLREFVATRSLPESPDANVELIADDLVGRVRELKAEDSPLDVWLCGGSTVAGELIEEIDELIIKTYPQVYGSGMPMFGAGFEPRDFELNDLRVFGNGAFVRTYTRKR from the coding sequence TTGCGCAAGCTCACGTACTTCATCGCCTGCACCATCGACGGCTTCATCGGTGACCCCAAGGGCGACGCCACCTCCATGTACAAGTTCGTGGACGCCGAGTTCCTGGAGTTCCTGACCGGCGAGTACCCGGAGACCATCGCGGCCCAGGGCCGGGAGGCACTGGGGGTCGACGCCGAGAACCAGCGGTTCGACACGGTCGTCCAGGGGGCGGCGTCGTACCAGCTCGCCCTGGACGTGGGCATCACCAGCCCGTACGGGCACCTGCGGGAGTTCGTCGCCACCCGCTCGCTGCCCGAGTCGCCCGACGCGAACGTGGAGCTGATCGCCGACGACCTCGTCGGCCGTGTCCGCGAGCTCAAGGCCGAGGACAGCCCCCTGGACGTCTGGCTCTGCGGTGGCTCGACGGTCGCGGGCGAGCTCATCGAGGAGATCGACGAGTTGATCATCAAGACCTATCCGCAGGTGTACGGCTCCGGCATGCCGATGTTCGGCGCCGGCTTCGAGCCCCGCGACTTCGAGCTGAACGACCTGCGCGTCTTCGGCAACGGCGCGTTCGTCCGTACGTACACCAGGAAGCGGTAG
- a CDS encoding NAD(P)-dependent malic enzyme, whose translation MAAEIVNPRSDSGTEGAPEEPFDAVFALHRGGKMAIQATVPVRNKDDLSLAYTPGVAKVCTAIAEQPDLVNDYTWKSQVVAVVTDGTAVLGLGDIGPEASLPVMEGKAILFKQFGGVDAVPIALATTDTDEIVETVVRLAPSFGGVNLEDISAPRCFEIERKLQERLDIPVFHDDQHGTAIVTLAALRNAAKLTGRTLGDLRAVISGAGAAGVAIAKFLLEAGLGDVAVADRKGVVSRDRDDLNPVKREIADLTNKAGLSGSLEAALAGADVFIGVSGGTVPEAAVASMAPNAFVFAMANPNPEVHPDVAHKYAAVVATGRSDYPNQINNVLAFPGIFAGALQVRASRITEGMKIAAANAIADVVGDQLAADCVIPSPFDERVAPAVAAAVAAAARAEGVARR comes from the coding sequence ATGGCAGCGGAGATCGTCAATCCTCGCAGTGACAGCGGTACGGAAGGAGCTCCGGAGGAGCCCTTCGACGCTGTCTTCGCCCTCCACCGGGGCGGCAAGATGGCCATTCAGGCCACCGTTCCCGTCCGGAACAAGGACGACCTGTCCCTCGCGTACACGCCCGGCGTCGCGAAGGTGTGCACCGCGATCGCCGAGCAGCCCGACCTGGTCAACGACTACACCTGGAAGTCCCAGGTCGTCGCGGTCGTGACCGACGGTACGGCGGTGCTCGGCCTCGGTGACATCGGCCCGGAGGCCTCCCTCCCGGTCATGGAGGGGAAGGCCATCCTCTTCAAGCAGTTCGGCGGCGTGGACGCGGTCCCGATCGCCCTCGCCACCACCGACACCGACGAGATCGTCGAGACCGTCGTCCGGCTGGCCCCGTCCTTCGGCGGCGTCAACCTGGAGGACATCTCGGCGCCGCGGTGCTTCGAGATCGAGCGCAAGCTCCAGGAGCGCCTCGACATCCCCGTCTTCCACGACGACCAGCACGGCACCGCCATCGTCACCCTCGCCGCCCTCCGCAACGCGGCGAAGCTGACCGGCCGGACCCTCGGCGACCTGCGCGCGGTCATCTCCGGCGCCGGTGCGGCCGGAGTCGCCATCGCCAAGTTCCTGCTGGAGGCCGGGCTCGGCGACGTCGCCGTCGCCGACCGCAAGGGCGTCGTCAGCCGCGACCGGGACGACCTCAACCCGGTCAAGCGCGAGATCGCCGACCTCACCAACAAGGCGGGCCTCAGCGGCTCCCTGGAGGCCGCCCTCGCCGGCGCCGACGTCTTCATCGGTGTCTCCGGCGGTACGGTCCCCGAGGCGGCCGTCGCCTCCATGGCTCCGAACGCCTTCGTGTTCGCCATGGCCAACCCGAACCCCGAGGTCCACCCCGACGTCGCGCACAAGTACGCGGCCGTCGTGGCGACCGGGCGTTCGGACTACCCGAACCAGATCAACAACGTCCTCGCGTTCCCCGGCATCTTCGCCGGCGCGCTCCAGGTCCGGGCCTCCCGGATCACCGAGGGCATGAAGATCGCAGCGGCCAACGCGATCGCGGACGTCGTCGGCGACCAGCTCGCCGCCGACTGCGTGATCCCGTCGCCGTTCGACGAGCGGGTCGCCCCGGCCGTCGCGGCCGCGGTCGCCGCCGCCGCCCGCGCGGAGGGCGTCGCCCGCCGCTGA
- a CDS encoding LysR family transcriptional regulator codes for MDLEVRHLRALCAIADTGSLHKAARQLGMSQPSLTTQLRRIENSLGAELFSRGRTGCRPTPLGRSLLSRARPLVADMAALVTETRAAAARTDGLGLRVGSTASRALPGWLRRLRQRLPGTDIGLRMDVSANALLRSVAAGQLDVAFVHEVEGCPLRVPEDLEGRVLVAREPQFVSMARDHPAAAEAVVDLADLAGDHWMVDPTVDGEWDGLRRVLHTAGIDPPLLHGDYHTAASLIVLGEAVAPCQPTSAPREDMAVRPLRGDPLAVRLLLYARPGAPLDTLYAELASAYREVALRAAPYREWLQRQGTAAGLSVGPCMMTA; via the coding sequence ATGGACCTGGAGGTGAGACACCTGCGCGCGCTCTGCGCCATCGCGGACACGGGCAGCCTGCACAAGGCGGCCCGCCAACTTGGCATGAGCCAGCCCTCGTTGACCACCCAGCTCCGTCGCATCGAGAACTCCCTGGGTGCCGAGCTCTTCTCCCGCGGCCGCACCGGCTGCCGCCCCACCCCGCTCGGCCGCTCCCTGCTCAGCCGGGCCCGCCCGCTCGTCGCCGACATGGCGGCGCTCGTCACCGAGACCCGGGCCGCCGCCGCCCGCACCGACGGACTCGGGCTCCGCGTCGGCTCCACCGCGAGCCGGGCGCTCCCGGGCTGGCTGCGCCGGCTCCGCCAGCGGCTGCCCGGCACCGACATCGGCCTGCGGATGGACGTCTCCGCGAACGCGCTGCTCCGGAGCGTCGCCGCCGGGCAGCTCGACGTGGCCTTCGTGCACGAGGTGGAGGGCTGCCCGTTACGGGTTCCCGAGGACCTCGAGGGCCGGGTCCTGGTCGCCCGCGAACCGCAGTTCGTCTCCATGGCCCGCGACCATCCGGCCGCCGCAGAGGCGGTGGTGGACCTCGCCGACCTGGCGGGCGACCACTGGATGGTCGATCCGACCGTCGACGGCGAATGGGACGGCCTCCGCCGGGTCCTGCACACCGCCGGCATCGACCCGCCGCTGCTGCACGGCGATTACCACACGGCCGCCTCCCTCATCGTCCTCGGAGAGGCCGTCGCCCCCTGCCAGCCGACCTCGGCGCCGCGCGAGGACATGGCCGTCCGCCCGCTGCGGGGCGATCCGCTGGCGGTCCGGCTCCTGCTGTACGCGCGGCCCGGGGCGCCCCTGGACACGCTGTACGCGGAACTCGCCTCGGCCTACCGGGAGGTGGCCCTGAGAGCGGCCCCGTACCGCGAATGGCTCCAACGGCAGGGGACGGCGGCGGGCCTGTCGGTGGGACCGTGCATGATGACGGCATGA
- a CDS encoding DUF6304 family protein yields the protein MSSESTEVWTGWYRDRSGAEAIVITADGRRVATRIRGIEYTGEGFAALSAAEGGQALTACVLEWDLPLPVVMDGASQQATLSCLLTLGERADLSLTLHYGGAAFESCVAGGDFDGALERVRRQLPPGADFGRRLLQAA from the coding sequence ATGTCATCGGAGTCGACGGAAGTCTGGACCGGCTGGTACCGGGACCGCAGCGGCGCGGAAGCGATCGTCATCACGGCCGACGGGCGGCGGGTCGCCACCCGGATCAGGGGGATCGAGTACACGGGCGAGGGTTTCGCCGCGCTCAGCGCGGCGGAGGGCGGGCAGGCCCTCACCGCCTGCGTCCTGGAGTGGGACCTGCCGCTCCCCGTCGTCATGGACGGCGCCTCCCAGCAGGCCACGCTGAGCTGTCTGCTGACGCTCGGTGAGCGCGCGGACCTCAGTCTGACGCTGCACTACGGTGGCGCCGCCTTCGAGTCGTGCGTCGCCGGAGGTGACTTCGACGGGGCGCTCGAACGGGTCAGGCGCCAGCTGCCGCCCGGCGCCGACTTCGGCCGCCGACTGCTCCAGGCGGCCTGA
- a CDS encoding GNAT family N-acetyltransferase: MSAHPAQALVRHARPEDLPRVVELIAEHAAYEKAAPPAPGLAGRLAGLLFGTETPRLRCLVAALPDGTLAGYASCAPELSTWDGTEYLHMDCLYLTESSRGHGLGPLLMAAVRAEARALGLAEIQWQTPAWNESAIRFYDRLGATSKEKHRYSLLSADAQGLPGPGGQPPGPGGGRRREP, from the coding sequence ATGAGCGCACACCCGGCACAGGCACTGGTCCGGCACGCACGCCCCGAGGACCTGCCGCGGGTCGTGGAACTCATCGCCGAGCACGCGGCGTACGAGAAGGCGGCACCTCCGGCCCCCGGCCTCGCCGGCCGGCTCGCCGGCCTCCTCTTCGGCACCGAAACGCCCCGCCTCCGCTGCCTGGTCGCCGCCCTCCCCGACGGCACCCTCGCCGGGTACGCGAGCTGTGCCCCGGAGCTCTCCACCTGGGACGGCACGGAGTACCTCCACATGGACTGCCTCTACCTCACGGAGAGCTCCCGGGGTCACGGTCTGGGCCCCCTTCTGATGGCGGCGGTGCGGGCCGAGGCCCGCGCCCTGGGCCTGGCGGAGATCCAGTGGCAGACCCCCGCGTGGAACGAGAGCGCGATCCGCTTCTACGACCGCCTGGGTGCGACGTCGAAGGAGAAGCACCGCTACAGCCTGCTCTCCGCGGACGCCCAGGGGCTGCCGGGACCCGGTGGGCAGCCGCCCGGCCCCGGTGGCGGGCGCCGCCGAGAGCCCTAG
- the sodN gene encoding superoxide dismutase, Ni, whose amino-acid sequence MLSRLFAPKVKVSAHCDLPCGVYDPAQARIEAESVKAVQEKYQANEDAHFRARATVIKEQRAELAKHHVSVLWSDYFKAPHFEKYPELNQLVNDTLKALSAAKASTDPKTGEKALELIAEIDRIFWETKKA is encoded by the coding sequence ATGCTCTCCCGCCTGTTTGCCCCCAAGGTGAAGGTCAGCGCCCACTGCGACCTCCCGTGCGGCGTGTACGACCCGGCCCAGGCCCGCATCGAGGCCGAGTCGGTCAAGGCTGTCCAGGAGAAGTACCAGGCGAACGAGGACGCGCACTTCCGCGCCCGCGCCACGGTCATCAAGGAGCAGCGCGCGGAGCTCGCCAAGCACCACGTGTCGGTGCTCTGGAGCGACTACTTCAAGGCTCCGCACTTCGAGAAGTACCCCGAGCTCAACCAGCTGGTCAACGACACCCTGAAGGCCCTCTCGGCCGCCAAGGCGTCGACCGACCCGAAGACGGGCGAGAAGGCGCTGGAGCTCATCGCCGAGATCGACCGCATTTTCTGGGAGACGAAGAAGGCCTGA